A genomic stretch from Thermoplasma sp. Kam2015 includes:
- a CDS encoding NADP-dependent malic enzyme yields the protein MIMEDQERTEKYNEDALRYSEYFKGKIQTISKVPVRSLDDFSIWYTPGVAAVSKKIASDPDLSFELTGRWNSIAILTDGTRVLGLGNIGPEAAMPVMEGKALIFNYLGGVNAIPVPIRVKSREEFVSVAKALEPSFGGINLEDIESPKCFFLLETLQKEMNIPVWHDDQLGTASITLAGVINSLRVVGKKIDQVKVVFNGAGAANIAAAFLFKAAGFKMKNMILVDSKGILQPEREDIDSLMINNPWKYQLAIETNGERIKGDLSHAVEGADLLISAAKSGPDTIDSKVVRRMNKDAIVFVLANPIPEMWPEEAKENGARIVATGRSDFPNQINNSLVFPGVFRGVLDARAKGVNFDVMVAASYEIANFVEEPSEEKIVPTMEEWELYPRLASAVASKTVELGLARKNDSKEGFYRRAREIIESNRNIYSKLMDLGLIKRMPNGEHKY from the coding sequence ATGATAATGGAAGATCAGGAAAGAACCGAGAAATACAATGAAGATGCACTCAGATATTCTGAGTACTTCAAGGGAAAAATACAGACAATATCAAAGGTTCCTGTCCGAAGTCTGGATGATTTTTCAATATGGTATACTCCGGGTGTTGCTGCCGTTTCAAAGAAGATAGCGTCCGATCCGGATCTCTCCTTTGAACTGACAGGCAGATGGAATTCAATAGCTATATTGACGGATGGTACTAGAGTCCTAGGCCTTGGGAACATAGGGCCAGAGGCCGCGATGCCTGTTATGGAGGGGAAGGCGCTTATATTCAACTATCTTGGCGGGGTAAACGCGATCCCCGTCCCCATAAGGGTAAAATCAAGAGAGGAATTCGTCAGCGTGGCAAAGGCTCTTGAGCCTTCATTCGGTGGAATAAACCTTGAGGATATAGAGAGCCCTAAATGCTTCTTTCTACTCGAGACCCTGCAGAAGGAGATGAACATACCAGTATGGCATGATGACCAGCTGGGTACCGCATCGATAACTCTGGCAGGTGTGATAAACTCATTGAGGGTTGTTGGAAAGAAGATCGATCAGGTAAAAGTTGTATTCAACGGCGCCGGTGCAGCGAACATAGCTGCGGCTTTTCTCTTCAAGGCTGCAGGTTTCAAGATGAAGAATATGATACTCGTCGATTCAAAGGGCATCCTCCAGCCGGAGCGCGAGGACATAGATTCACTCATGATAAATAATCCATGGAAATATCAGCTAGCCATCGAAACAAATGGAGAAAGGATCAAGGGTGACCTCTCCCATGCCGTAGAAGGCGCAGACCTTCTGATATCAGCTGCCAAATCAGGTCCTGATACCATAGACAGCAAAGTTGTGAGGAGGATGAATAAGGATGCCATAGTATTTGTTTTGGCAAATCCGATACCGGAGATGTGGCCGGAGGAGGCCAAGGAAAACGGAGCCAGAATAGTTGCAACTGGAAGAAGTGACTTTCCGAATCAGATCAATAACAGTCTAGTCTTTCCAGGCGTTTTCCGTGGCGTTCTGGATGCCAGAGCAAAGGGGGTCAATTTTGATGTTATGGTCGCTGCATCATACGAAATCGCCAACTTTGTGGAGGAGCCCAGCGAGGAAAAGATAGTACCAACCATGGAGGAATGGGAGCTCTACCCACGCCTTGCATCTGCTGTTGCCTCTAAGACTGTGGAATTAGGCCTGGCAAGGAAAAATGATAGCAAGGAGGGCTTTTACAGACGCGCGAGAGAGATAATAGAGAGCAATAGGAATATCTATTCCAAGCTAATGGATCTCGGATTGATAAAGAGGATGCCAAATGGTGAACACAAATATTAG
- a CDS encoding AbrB/MazE/SpoVT family DNA-binding domain-containing protein yields the protein MSTNLRRIQKIKGGSYIVSLPSDWVRDNGLDVTREVEVFESSGIIKIRPKKDFNSERVIEYTDEETAEYLISVYYMQGMTKISLQSKDVISRDVKDRIKMLQLELPGLNLKEETFNSLIFEVDEEILKVQDSFFDFSNKALSILKDVTKVIETPREDMKQDLTSRCLALNSDYYKLIRSIALTVQRDDKYKLDVPIKDIILYAVASRDLGRFITHTRLLIGNIKQEDMKLRDEILLLINTMENIINMFKTEDINMAPRIRRNAHEILENIKSSSESNKELERMTGYALALMDDAVHKAVHI from the coding sequence ATGTCAACAAATTTGAGAAGAATTCAGAAGATAAAGGGGGGAAGCTACATAGTGTCTCTGCCATCAGATTGGGTTAGAGACAACGGCCTTGACGTCACAAGGGAGGTCGAGGTCTTTGAATCATCCGGCATAATAAAGATAAGGCCCAAGAAGGACTTCAATTCCGAGAGGGTGATAGAATATACAGATGAAGAGACTGCTGAATATCTGATCTCAGTTTACTATATGCAGGGGATGACAAAGATATCGCTGCAGTCAAAAGATGTCATTTCAAGGGATGTGAAGGACAGAATTAAGATGCTGCAGCTGGAGCTGCCTGGCCTTAACCTGAAGGAGGAAACATTCAATTCGCTGATATTCGAGGTAGATGAGGAGATACTGAAGGTTCAGGACTCATTCTTCGATTTCTCGAATAAGGCCTTATCCATCCTAAAGGACGTGACTAAGGTCATAGAGACGCCCAGAGAGGATATGAAGCAGGATCTGACGTCCAGATGCCTTGCGCTGAATTCCGATTACTACAAGCTGATAAGAAGTATAGCCCTGACAGTACAGCGTGACGACAAGTACAAACTTGACGTGCCGATAAAGGATATAATTTTATATGCCGTGGCTTCAAGGGATCTGGGCAGATTCATAACGCACACGAGGCTGCTCATAGGAAACATAAAGCAGGAAGACATGAAATTGAGAGATGAGATACTGCTACTGATAAATACCATGGAGAACATCATCAACATGTTCAAGACCGAAGACATAAACATGGCTCCAAGAATAAGAAGGAACGCGCATGAAATACTTGAAAACATAAAGAGCTCATCCGAGTCTAACAAGGAGCTTGAAAGGATGACCGGATACGCGCTGGCCCTCATGGACGATGCAGTCCACAAGGCCGTTCATATCTGA
- a CDS encoding methylmalonyl-CoA mutase family protein, giving the protein MDSFWKKKLDEFNTDRKNQEYERWVASTLTPWNRQTGYKEKKYQNSSEITLKEIYTREDVPDVEKRLGMPGEYPFTRGIYPNMYRGKLWTMRMFSGFGTPEDTNRRLHYLIENGETGLSIAFDMPTLYGYDADNPRSEGEIGKCGVNVSTLKDMETIFRGIDLGKVSTSMTINAPAAILTAMYLAIAKKQGVPFDKVSGTVQADILKEYIAQKEWMYPPEAHIRIIRDMMVYCTKNVPKWNYISISGYHIREAGSSAVQELAFTLADGFYYVDLGIKSGLNVDDFAPRLSFFFNSSINFFEEIAKLRAARRIWATVMKEKYGAKNPRSMTLRFHTQTSGYTLTWQQPLNNIIRTTIEAMAAVLGGTQSLHTNSYDEAWALPSDGAVKVALRTQQIIAEESGIPDVIDPLGGSYYVEWLTDKMEEEAYKYFDRIESMGGILEAIKKGYIQKEIADTSYKRQKRLENGEEIMVGVNKYIEEGEEPINYLKIDKKAEEAQIARLREIKRTRDEAKVKKALEDLRNAMLDENENLMPYYIRAVESYATVQEISDVGREVFGSWKEPVIV; this is encoded by the coding sequence ATGGATAGTTTCTGGAAGAAGAAGCTGGACGAATTCAATACTGATAGAAAAAATCAGGAATACGAGAGATGGGTTGCCAGCACCTTGACGCCCTGGAATAGGCAAACGGGGTATAAGGAGAAGAAATATCAGAATTCATCCGAGATCACGTTAAAGGAGATATATACAAGGGAAGACGTTCCGGACGTAGAAAAGAGGCTTGGAATGCCGGGTGAATATCCATTCACCAGGGGTATATACCCAAACATGTACAGGGGCAAGCTTTGGACCATGAGGATGTTTTCTGGTTTCGGCACGCCGGAGGATACCAACAGGAGACTGCACTATTTGATTGAAAATGGAGAAACCGGTCTCAGCATAGCCTTTGATATGCCGACGCTTTACGGATATGATGCAGATAACCCAAGATCCGAGGGGGAAATAGGCAAATGCGGTGTGAATGTATCAACGCTAAAGGATATGGAGACCATATTCAGGGGCATAGATCTTGGAAAGGTTTCAACCTCCATGACGATAAATGCACCAGCGGCCATTCTGACAGCCATGTACCTGGCCATAGCCAAAAAGCAGGGTGTACCGTTCGATAAGGTGTCCGGTACAGTTCAGGCTGACATACTCAAGGAATACATCGCCCAGAAGGAATGGATGTATCCGCCGGAGGCGCACATCAGGATAATAAGGGATATGATGGTCTACTGCACGAAGAACGTTCCTAAATGGAACTACATAAGCATATCGGGATACCATATAAGGGAAGCCGGTTCCAGTGCAGTTCAGGAGCTGGCTTTCACGCTTGCGGACGGTTTTTATTACGTCGATCTCGGCATAAAATCGGGCCTCAATGTTGATGATTTTGCTCCGCGCCTTTCGTTCTTCTTCAATTCGTCAATAAACTTCTTCGAGGAGATTGCCAAACTCAGGGCCGCGAGACGCATATGGGCCACCGTCATGAAGGAAAAATATGGAGCAAAGAATCCAAGATCAATGACGCTGAGGTTCCATACCCAGACCTCAGGTTATACTCTGACGTGGCAGCAGCCTCTCAACAATATAATCAGGACTACCATAGAAGCCATGGCTGCCGTGCTCGGCGGTACGCAGAGCCTGCACACAAACTCCTATGATGAGGCATGGGCCCTTCCATCAGACGGTGCCGTCAAGGTGGCTCTCAGAACGCAGCAGATAATAGCGGAGGAGAGTGGCATTCCAGACGTTATAGATCCGCTCGGCGGATCTTATTATGTAGAGTGGCTCACCGATAAGATGGAGGAGGAGGCCTACAAATACTTTGACAGGATCGAGAGCATGGGCGGGATACTCGAGGCGATAAAGAAGGGGTACATACAGAAGGAAATTGCTGATACATCATACAAGAGGCAGAAGCGGTTGGAGAATGGAGAGGAGATAATGGTTGGCGTTAACAAATACATAGAGGAAGGCGAAGAACCCATAAATTATCTCAAGATAGATAAGAAAGCGGAAGAGGCCCAGATTGCAAGACTCAGGGAGATCAAAAGAACTAGGGATGAAGCAAAGGTTAAGAAGGCACTCGAAGATCTCAGAAATGCGATGCTGGACGAAAATGAGAATCTGATGCCCTATTATATCAGGGCTGTTGAGTCGTACGCCACAGTTCAGGAGATATCGGATGTAGGGAGGGAGGTATTTGGAAGCTGGAAAGAACCTGTCATCGTCTAG
- a CDS encoding endonuclease V, with the protein MDLEDFDLYSYFYNLVKQIPDGYVTTYGDLAEALGDPIAARAVGYMLSINEDPDGIPCYRVVLHDGTVGNYTHPLGPQEKVRRLKADGIPVVSGKIEDFEHHRFRDFRTDYPLKKMQEYQRKIAEEYNEYGPEKFDLIEAFDVSYTDRMGFASSVVLHGEEIKSYVFSDKIRFPYIPGYLGFREFKFIRRLYRNADLLFIDGNGILHPRYAGLATHAGVILNTSAIGVAKHLTRSTKRDEYLYIGGILAGMIIRKNIIVSPGNRFSVSSAAMTVKTLWGDKYPWPLKLVHQLSTMHIDTGGRILELDAESISAR; encoded by the coding sequence ATGGATCTTGAGGACTTTGATCTATATTCATATTTTTATAATCTCGTGAAGCAGATACCTGATGGGTATGTGACCACTTATGGAGATCTTGCTGAGGCGCTAGGCGATCCGATAGCTGCCAGGGCAGTTGGCTATATGCTCTCTATCAATGAGGATCCGGATGGCATTCCATGCTACAGGGTGGTTCTTCATGACGGAACGGTGGGAAACTACACGCATCCTCTTGGGCCTCAGGAGAAGGTGCGGCGACTGAAAGCTGATGGGATCCCAGTTGTTTCAGGCAAAATAGAGGATTTTGAACATCATAGATTCCGGGATTTCAGGACAGATTACCCCCTGAAAAAGATGCAGGAATACCAGAGAAAGATAGCGGAAGAATACAATGAATATGGCCCAGAAAAATTTGATTTGATAGAGGCCTTCGACGTGTCGTATACCGACAGAATGGGGTTTGCCTCTTCCGTCGTACTGCATGGTGAAGAGATAAAATCCTATGTGTTCAGCGACAAGATCCGCTTTCCATACATACCGGGGTATCTGGGATTCAGGGAGTTCAAGTTCATAAGACGACTTTACAGAAATGCCGATTTGCTTTTCATAGATGGAAATGGGATACTTCATCCTAGGTACGCTGGGCTTGCAACCCATGCCGGTGTAATTCTGAATACCAGTGCCATAGGTGTGGCGAAGCATCTGACCAGATCCACGAAGCGGGATGAATATCTTTACATAGGTGGGATATTGGCTGGTATGATCATAAGGAAAAACATCATCGTGAGTCCGGGAAACAGATTCAGCGTGAGTTCGGCGGCAATGACAGTAAAAACACTGTGGGGCGATAAATACCCATGGCCTCTCAAGCTGGTGCATCAGCTTAGCACTATGCACATAGATACGGGTGGCAGGATACTTGAACTCGATGCAGAGTCCATTTCCGCCAGATAG
- a CDS encoding DUF2240 family protein produces MDKDSARKLIAIVSADMKRPASLTIQDFINVISFRRKMLPPDVVRKFVEVATAEGLLAKKGDAYSPNFSTGGVVVPLDFTVDEKTLFSSNADKPIIDRILDAAAASGKMTKKEAITRARSLMENTKYLSFQTVLLSVLVDENIDVSDFIREIEEKKNYTS; encoded by the coding sequence ATGGATAAGGATTCTGCCAGGAAGCTCATCGCTATTGTGTCGGCAGACATGAAGCGCCCGGCTTCTCTGACAATTCAGGATTTCATAAATGTCATATCTTTCAGGAGAAAGATGTTGCCGCCAGACGTAGTCAGGAAATTTGTGGAGGTGGCAACTGCAGAAGGGCTCCTGGCGAAAAAGGGAGATGCGTATTCCCCCAATTTCAGCACCGGTGGAGTTGTGGTTCCGCTGGATTTCACAGTTGATGAAAAAACGCTCTTTTCCAGCAATGCCGATAAACCCATAATAGACAGAATACTGGATGCTGCCGCAGCATCCGGAAAAATGACTAAGAAGGAAGCCATAACCAGAGCAAGATCGCTGATGGAAAATACAAAATATCTCTCGTTTCAGACTGTATTGCTCAGTGTTCTGGTTGATGAAAATATAGATGTATCTGATTTCATCAGGGAGATTGAGGAAAAGAAAAATTATACCTCTTGA
- a CDS encoding YeeE/YedE thiosulfate transporter family protein: MKFNILYIYSILLALASFALAVASYVVSGQALWWGVTGAESQMGGEFWSFFGLDISKLAYYHVYPIPEIDKAFTWFLVFGIIIGSFVTSLAKGEFSIRQVPNRNLSLQALIGGILIGYGTRMAGGCNIGDFYSGFATGSFWAFPFFLSMLSGIYLILLLSRSRWFSRFFASAKPRSTFVWLGRKIQYSMLAISIAVVGAMIYMFQDTMVRIWLVFGMILGSVGYLGTLCFQTSFRETLGVSRDREMIRLIAVSLLVVSVLAQISIFALHLRTNFFFDQNQSVLYQIIGGFVFGLGMGLAFNCTFSMEWRMGSGNIQALITFIGLTFIGAPLYALSYSFWHSFIPVLVYPATYWQFSIYRYGIPGAVLIDLFPIMWIIFFGYRRGSELKEEKTETSGSMAS; this comes from the coding sequence ATGAAATTCAACATTCTATATATCTATTCCATCTTGCTGGCCCTAGCCTCCTTTGCGCTGGCGGTGGCTTCATATGTGGTCAGCGGTCAGGCCCTGTGGTGGGGTGTGACCGGAGCAGAAAGCCAGATGGGAGGAGAATTCTGGAGCTTCTTTGGATTAGATATATCAAAGTTAGCATATTACCATGTGTATCCCATACCGGAGATAGACAAGGCTTTCACTTGGTTTCTTGTCTTCGGAATAATAATCGGTTCTTTCGTAACCTCTCTTGCCAAAGGGGAATTTTCCATAAGGCAGGTTCCCAACAGAAATCTCTCTCTACAGGCACTGATCGGCGGTATACTGATAGGCTATGGAACTAGGATGGCAGGCGGATGCAACATAGGCGACTTCTACTCCGGGTTTGCAACTGGAAGCTTCTGGGCATTCCCCTTCTTTCTATCCATGCTTTCAGGCATATACTTGATACTGCTGTTGTCCAGATCAAGATGGTTTTCGCGTTTCTTTGCATCTGCTAAACCAAGATCCACCTTTGTTTGGCTTGGCAGAAAGATTCAATATTCGATGCTAGCCATCTCTATTGCGGTAGTAGGAGCTATGATCTATATGTTTCAGGACACAATGGTCAGGATATGGCTCGTATTCGGTATGATTCTTGGATCCGTGGGATACCTGGGTACTCTGTGCTTTCAGACCTCGTTCAGGGAAACACTTGGTGTCTCCAGGGATCGCGAGATGATCAGACTGATTGCTGTATCTCTACTTGTGGTATCTGTGCTTGCGCAGATCTCTATCTTCGCACTACATTTGCGCACGAATTTCTTCTTCGATCAGAATCAGAGCGTGTTGTATCAGATAATTGGGGGCTTCGTCTTCGGGCTTGGGATGGGTCTGGCCTTCAACTGCACCTTCAGTATGGAATGGAGGATGGGTTCTGGAAACATCCAGGCGCTGATAACCTTTATTGGTCTTACGTTCATAGGTGCACCCCTTTATGCGCTCTCATACTCATTCTGGCATTCATTCATCCCCGTACTTGTTTATCCTGCGACATACTGGCAGTTTTCAATATATAGATACGGAATACCTGGTGCAGTGCTGATCGATCTCTTCCCGATTATGTGGATAATCTTCTTTGGATACCGCAGAGGATCCGAACTGAAAGAGGAGAAGACAGAAACCTCTGGAAGCATGGCCTCATGA
- a CDS encoding cobalamin B12-binding domain-containing protein — protein MEAGKNLSSSRPIKVLLAKPAIDGHDRGIFVLARALRDAGMDVIYAGLLPTPEQVVDIAISEDVDVIGLSLLNGAHMTAFKKVVDLLKERGVDDIAVVGGGIIPDDDKPKLEAIGVTGNYGPGTPLATIIEHIRKRGEEARRKKEM, from the coding sequence TTGGAAGCTGGAAAGAACCTGTCATCGTCTAGACCCATTAAGGTGCTTCTTGCCAAACCTGCTATAGACGGCCATGATCGTGGCATATTCGTGCTTGCAAGGGCGCTGAGGGATGCCGGTATGGATGTAATCTATGCCGGCCTGCTCCCGACCCCTGAACAGGTCGTGGATATTGCAATAAGCGAGGATGTTGATGTCATAGGCTTAAGCCTGCTGAACGGCGCCCACATGACCGCCTTCAAGAAGGTCGTTGATCTCCTCAAGGAGCGCGGAGTGGATGATATAGCGGTTGTTGGTGGCGGGATAATACCCGACGATGATAAGCCCAAGCTGGAGGCTATCGGAGTGACCGGAAACTATGGGCCTGGTACGCCGCTTGCCACCATAATAGAACACATACGTAAGCGTGGAGAAGAGGCTAGAAGGAAAAAGGAGATGTAA
- a CDS encoding GNAT family N-acetyltransferase, producing MVNTNIRRMKKEDLPEVMDQLLRLKRLNSEFDCSFTVSEESKPDIEKYLTKILNDDAHVLLVAEYSSKVVGILMADILFRIYYTPKYEARIREFYVMPEYRRKGIGKMLIEALRSTLKERDIILITAEFPSLNLIAQDFYRKLGYREIVSIYGQTSTNGPCP from the coding sequence ATGGTGAACACAAATATTAGAAGGATGAAGAAGGAAGACCTCCCAGAGGTCATGGATCAACTGCTCAGGCTGAAGAGGTTGAACTCGGAGTTCGATTGCTCGTTCACGGTTTCAGAGGAGTCCAAACCGGACATCGAGAAATACCTCACGAAGATACTCAATGATGACGCGCATGTGCTTTTGGTGGCAGAATACTCTTCGAAGGTTGTCGGCATTCTCATGGCCGACATACTCTTCAGAATATACTACACACCAAAATACGAAGCCAGGATCAGAGAGTTCTATGTCATGCCTGAATACAGGAGGAAGGGGATAGGAAAAATGCTAATAGAGGCTCTCAGAAGCACACTCAAGGAGAGGGACATTATACTGATCACGGCCGAATTCCCTTCGCTGAATCTCATAGCGCAGGACTTTTACAGAAAGCTAGGCTACCGCGAGATCGTTTCGATCTATGGCCAGACATCTACGAATGGGCCCTGCCCATAA
- a CDS encoding GNAT family N-acetyltransferase, which translates to MENVKLRWDLILRPYIDFVEKNYPDITNEEKFRILTDRLTNNEIKNRVLLHDNDVVAYAFYVDSVYGDRCIGNIGFLDEKYFNEARVSNLLNWIEINSDDRMIFLDEIFNASEDAERVLKDRGYSTLSRIRMTADLSSIRYGHEEIKFEKFDEKMIQEFSDAEFKAFTGTEDQILLPRSREMRVKYLADEIGGQETAIIRDASLVLIDDGIKAGLLSVSYAGSNDPYFSDIFVDPEYRRRGIASSMISTAASSLKQLGYNSVSLIVSENNPAIELYRKMGFSYSGQRKYTIHYRIRT; encoded by the coding sequence ATGGAAAATGTAAAGCTCAGATGGGATCTCATTCTAAGGCCGTATATAGATTTCGTTGAAAAGAACTATCCGGACATCACAAACGAGGAAAAATTTCGTATATTGACAGATCGATTGACGAACAACGAAATAAAGAACAGGGTGCTCCTTCATGATAATGATGTTGTTGCCTATGCCTTTTACGTTGATTCTGTGTATGGCGATCGATGCATAGGAAACATAGGATTTTTAGACGAGAAATATTTCAATGAGGCGAGGGTATCTAATCTCCTGAACTGGATAGAAATAAACTCCGATGACAGGATGATCTTTCTAGATGAGATTTTCAATGCCAGCGAAGATGCTGAGAGGGTGCTTAAAGACAGGGGATACTCCACGCTGTCCAGGATCAGGATGACTGCTGATTTATCATCCATCAGGTACGGGCACGAAGAAATAAAATTCGAAAAGTTCGATGAAAAGATGATTCAGGAGTTCTCAGATGCTGAATTCAAGGCCTTCACAGGAACGGAAGATCAGATCCTGCTACCCAGGAGCAGGGAAATGCGCGTGAAATACCTTGCCGATGAAATAGGCGGGCAGGAGACAGCCATCATACGGGATGCAAGTCTTGTTCTGATCGATGATGGAATTAAAGCTGGCCTTCTTTCAGTTTCATATGCTGGATCGAATGATCCTTATTTCTCAGATATATTCGTTGATCCAGAGTATAGGAGAAGAGGTATTGCAAGCAGTATGATCTCTACTGCAGCCTCAAGCCTCAAGCAACTAGGATATAATTCAGTATCGCTGATAGTATCGGAAAATAATCCGGCAATTGAACTCTACAGAAAGATGGGTTTCTCATATTCAGGCCAGAGAAAGTATACGATACACTACCGCATAAGAACCTAA
- the meaB gene encoding methylmalonyl Co-A mutase-associated GTPase MeaB, which yields MDTRSIIEGIAAHDPRIIARAISIIEEDNERSYEIIRAIYGMTGHAHILGITGPPGVGKSTMIGILSRKLTEMGKKVSILAVDASSPFSGGTILGNRIRMQDTLSKYGIYMRSVSNRGMTGGLSRSTWNMVKILDAAGNDFIIIETVGAGQSDIDIVYLADTVIVTLAPGLGDSIQAIKSGMMEIGDIFVINKMDREDSFFALKDIMDNVYERNGWMPRVVGTNSLKGEGYGELIRAIEEHRVFTEKNDGKKKIRYREEVRLALSRIIDRSVWREFGRFLENGEIDGYYDEHVDPNTVAMEIFRENSAFAHSHSVEGRVES from the coding sequence ATGGATACGCGTTCCATCATAGAAGGCATTGCTGCGCATGATCCTAGGATCATCGCTCGGGCCATATCCATCATAGAGGAGGACAATGAAAGGTCATACGAGATAATAAGGGCTATTTACGGTATGACGGGGCATGCGCATATCCTTGGTATAACTGGGCCTCCTGGCGTCGGTAAGAGCACCATGATCGGTATACTGTCCAGAAAACTGACCGAGATGGGAAAAAAGGTATCCATACTGGCTGTTGATGCAAGCAGTCCTTTCAGCGGCGGTACCATACTGGGAAACAGGATAAGGATGCAGGATACGCTCTCCAAGTATGGAATATATATGAGAAGCGTCTCTAACAGGGGAATGACCGGTGGTCTCTCAAGATCCACATGGAACATGGTGAAGATACTCGATGCCGCAGGAAACGATTTCATAATAATAGAGACGGTAGGAGCCGGACAATCTGACATAGATATTGTTTATCTGGCAGATACTGTAATAGTAACTCTGGCGCCAGGTCTTGGCGACAGTATACAGGCGATAAAATCGGGAATGATGGAGATCGGGGATATCTTCGTCATAAACAAGATGGACAGGGAAGATTCGTTCTTTGCCCTCAAGGATATAATGGACAATGTCTATGAAAGGAACGGTTGGATGCCAAGGGTTGTCGGCACGAACTCCCTGAAGGGGGAGGGTTATGGTGAACTGATAAGGGCAATAGAGGAACATCGCGTATTTACCGAAAAAAATGATGGAAAGAAGAAGATAAGGTACAGGGAAGAGGTGAGACTTGCGCTCTCCAGGATAATTGACCGGAGCGTGTGGCGTGAATTCGGCAGGTTTCTGGAGAATGGCGAAATAGATGGATACTACGATGAACACGTCGATCCAAACACGGTTGCCATGGAAATATTCCGTGAAAACAGTGCATTTGCTCACAGTCATTCAGTTGAGGGAAGGGTAGAATCCTGA